ACTGGAGGTGCTCTTTCCACCCTCGCCCCAACTATGACACTAAGTGTTGTCAGATCGGCTGAGACAAAAAAGGTTGTCCCTTTGTTTCATAGTGCACCGAAAGCACAATGCTCGTAATAAGTTTATATTTAGGCACTAAGATGCAAAGAGACATGTTCCAATTATCGCCACAGTTTCTTGCCTTACTTTAACGCAAAACGTGTTTTAATTGATAAGCTATTTTCTAGGAGTCTTTTAGTCCAAGATAGTAGAAAATATATAAAACTTTTACTACTTTTTTATATTTGATTTATTATATATAATCTTGGACATATATGACCTCAAATAGAGTGACATGGACAATGAGGATCATATAGCCGATACCTACTTGCTTGGGATTGAGGCGTGGATGTTGTTGTATAAGTTATTTTGACACATAACCTTATCTGACAATTGAAATGGTAAAATTTCACTTGTACTGTAGATTGATTGAGATGAGAGCACAAAATTGGGTAATCTTGTCGTGAAAAATTGAAACCATATGCAATCCCACCTTAAACTCATGAACCCAAATGTCCTCATTCTTGCGGGACACAGGCCTAGGACAGACAAGGTCCCAGATTCTATAACCTTAAAAATGCTGAACTGGTACTCATAAAAGTAACAAAACAGTACCTCACTTTCAGTTAATGGTCGATCAGCAGACATGACAAACAGAAGCAGATCAGCACGAGGCACAAATTCCTCCGTCAGCTTTTGTTGCCTTTGAAGAATCACATTGGTCCCTGGAGTATCAACAATAATCATCTGCCAGAACAGACGAATAAAAAATTAGAGCAGGGAAATTAAGAACCCAAATCAAGTATTGAGGCAGCTTATACGTGTAATCAAATATTAGATTAGCCAAATACAAAAGCAGATAATTTAACTTTCTTTCAAAGAGTTCTCTACGGAATGGTGACCAGGCATGTGGAGAGTTACTCCAACCCATTTGAAGTCCAATTCTAAAGTTCAATCTAGATCACAACTAACCCATATTGGTTACAAAATAGAGCGTTTAAATGCAGTCAGTTTAGGAAGCATCTAATATTTCGCATAAAGAACAAGATTCAGCAAAATATGTGCCGAATACTGGCATCAAAGTAAATGTGCAATAAGCCTTCGAAACTAAAACTAGTAACAATTGGTGTGAAAAGCATATGTGCAATAAATTTTTGAACCTTAAACAAACATTTGCAGATCACAGTATGTAATAAATCGGAGAAAGTGTGCCAACCAAAATCTGCAGGGGGATTTAATGTCATTGATATTCAAGTAAGGAATAAAGCTGCTATCTGCAAGTTGTTATGGAATTTATGCAAGAAAAAGGATAAAGTATGGGTTCAAAGGGTCCAGAGCTGTTACATTGAAGGCAAGAAGAAGATACTGAAGGCAATGAAATATGTTGAAGAGGCTGGCATTAGTATGGATGAATTGCAGGAAACTGAGTCCTTATCTGTTAGTTCCATGTATCAGAAATTAAGAGGCAGCTTCCCTGAAGTCCATTGGAGGAAGTACTGAAATAATTTAGGTTCTCCCAAATGGTTGCTTATCTTAAATGTAGTTGCTCAAGGAAATCTTTATACAAAGGACAGGTTGCATAGATGGGGGGGTAATAGAGGACCGGAAGTATACCTTGTGCAAAGAGGCAAATGAAAGCATAGCTCATTTGTTTTTTGAGTCTGCTTATTCTGCTGGGATCTGGAGTAGTTTACCCAGATGACAAGGGGTATCAAGGAATATTCAGAGTTTGCAGGATGAATTGCTCTGGGCTGCATCACATATGAACGGAAAGAAGCCACTAGCTGAAGTCTGTAGAATGTCCTTAGTTGGATGTATTTTTTATCTATGGCAAGAAAGGAATTGCAGGCAATTTCAAGGGTAGCAGAGGGAACTGAAGGTGCTAACAAAAAAAGTGATTCAAGAGGTGTTTTGTAGGGGACAGCTGAAGCATAAACTGACAGGAAGATTagatcaattaaatatttatccTTAGCTAGTTGAGTAGCAGATAGGAGTTTTGATGAATACTGGAGCTTGGGGCTTTCAACTCCAGGTTTTCTTTCTTGATTGGGTTTTCTGTAAAGACTGTAAAATTTctatttaccaaaaaaaaatgtAACAAATGATCTTACAAAAGGTTAAAAGTTGCATATTAAACCAACAGAAAACGAAGTATCCAACTTTAAAATGTGTCCCAAATCAGGCCAAGAGAGATAGTCAATAAGTGAGAAACACAAAACGGTAAGTCAATAGTGCCCTGTGATATGCCGGCGTTATTGACATATTCATCAACATTATTACTTGCACATACAATTATCCAACATGACCGAGATATCTATTTAAATTCCTTGATGAAATGTTAAATTGGAAGTAGTAGCAATTTCAAACAAGAAAACTCACATCGTTAAGAACTGAAGCCGGCAAGTAGCAAACATACTGACCATCTGGATGCTTTTCACAACGCTGTGACTCATCGACATCCGACTCAGCATAGCGCAAAAAGGTGATCTCATTTGTTGTAGGAACAACGCCATCTTTCAAGTACTTTTTCCCGAGAAGAGCATTGATGAAAGTAGATTTTCCAGAATTGAATTCTCCCTGGTTTATCAAGAAATTAAGAATTCATAAGAAAGAACTGGATGAAGTATTAATAATAATGTTTATGCTGAATATGGTATTTTATATGGTCTTGAGAAAATAGTAATATGAAGAGAGAGACGACAGACAGAAAGAGACAGAGATAAGACTTAAGAGGTAACAAATGCAAGAAGTGGAAAAAAGAAATAGTGCAAAAAAGACGTAAAAAGAAACTTGTATAATCAGAATTTTCGTGTCTACAAGATCTTAGTTTTATGCATAGCTTAACATTTAGACTGGACCAGAGAAGGAAATACTCATTTGAAATTCAGAGCTAATACCCATGCATATCCCTGGAACCAGAATTTGCTGAAGTTCAGCGCACAATTACCACTATAACCAGTAAAAATGGTTCATCAAGTTGAGAAACAGCATCACTGAGAAGTGAGACCTCCTCCATCTGCCATTCCAGTAGTAGCCCAGGTTAGTCTAAACAAGCAAACCACTGACAGAAGAATTCTTATCTGTAGCACAATTCAGCAGCTAAACTTTGACAAAGAAGATCACCATTGGAGCTGCTTTTTCAATAACATGAATGGCCTCGCGCAAAACCAGTTTTTCTTTTTCTAGCAACTGCTGTTCCCTATCATGTAAACTGGTAAAGCCAGCCATCGCTTTCCTACCAGGAAAGCCATTCCCCAAGTCCAAAACATTAAGCTGACTGTTACTTTGAACTTTttcctctgttttgttcttcaaTGCATATGCACTGTAAAACAGTTTGCCAAAATCATCATCACTCACAGACTTCAAATCTTCCATCGAAATAACTACTCCACTAACCCCTGATTCAAGTAAATTTAATGCTTCACTGAACAACTTGCGATCCCCAAGTGAACCAACCATGACAAAAACAGGAATTTTCACATGCTCAAATACTGAGCTCACCAGCTCCTCATGTTGGCTATTGCCACCAACGTCATATATAAGGAAATCAGCTCCTTCAGAATTAGAAGCATCCACTGCAGCAGTAGGTGTTTGTACAATTCTTGCTACCAAAGGAAGAACTACTAACTCCTCAGATTTTGAATCCATCATTGTGTTTCTGGCCACGATAGCAGGAAGATCTGTTACAAAGGAGAATAGGTTATCAACTGCAACGAATTTACATAGCAGGCCACTCACTTTAGAAAACAAATCTTGCATCTAAAAGCTAAACCACAAATCTTGTTAAAGTTTGCATTCAACCAAAGCCAAATGAGTGAACCTAAAACTGAGCGTCAGTGGTGGCTAATTGTAAGTTGGTTTGGATTATTACCATAGTTAGCGAAGTTTGAACTTATTATTCATACACAGTTAGTATCAAGATGAACCACCGTAGACACTAATAATAAACATTTGTTTCATTGAGTATGTAATAATCAACATATTACACCTATCAATATCTCATGACCGGACAGATATATATTATATAGGAACCAGCTTCATATGAATAATCCTATTGCAACTAGTACTCGTAATTTTTTAATAAGTAAAAGTTACTGGTACTAGTGGCTAAGAAAATTACTAGCAACTTTACGTAACAATTATCTGAGATTACAACTTTATGTAACAAAACATACTAACATGAACGTCTTAGGGTATCACTCAATCAATCACCTACACCTCAATCCCAAACTAGTAGTTTTCGCTATAATGGTGAAGTGGCGATAAATTAAGATCATCACCTATTAAGATGGCCAAGTAGTTTTACATTTTGCACATTATTCATTTTAAATTATAAGACAAACCATCATAGCCCAAATTCAACATGTAAGGTGAAGCACATAACACAAAACGGTGAGTACCATGTTACAGAACATAACCTTGATCAGAGAGCAGAACTCCACTGGCACTAATCGCGGCGGCAATATCGACACGTCCATCGATCAACAAGTAAGCCCTGCCTTTAATTACAGATTTCAACAAACACGCAGCCTCGTACAACTTCCCGCCGCTTGCTCCACCGCCACTGAGCACCACAATGTCAACCCGACCCGAAACCGCCCGGTCTATCTCATTAATAACGGTTTCATCTTCCAACACGTCTTCGCAGCTCAGCTTTAGCACTAGGCTGGGCACTTTGATTTCCGGCCGCTTATATCCACCGGGGAAAAGCGTTCTAGGAGTTTGTTCGGGTCGGTTTAGATTGTTTATCACGAGCTTGACATTGTCACCAGGGGAGGAGTAGACGGAGTAGTTATTTCGGCGACGCCGGAAGTGCAAACACTGGCGGCGCATGGGATGGGAAAAGAGAGGGCATGGCGGGGAACGGACGGTGGAGTATGGCGTTTGTAGATATACCATAGAGAATAACGAATTTTTGCGTGCACGAAGCTTTGTTTTTGTAACGGCGACGACGGAATTGACGGCGGAGCACGGCGGTCAAAGAGAAGGAGGGACGACGGAGAGGCCTTATCTTATCTATATTGTGCTGAGAGTAAAGTGTGAACCAGTGGAGCAGCTTCAAGTAAAGCGCCAATTCTAAAACTAAGTGTTATATGAAATATAAGTCAAAGTAGCAATatggaacaaggaaataaaagcaatttagtaaaacatgaacaagaaatggagatagagagaaggaagagatttttttctttaattatgtgtattttcctatctattacaaggcctttatataggcatgaaaagtgaatgaaaatatgtcatggaatatgtcattgaacatagaaaat
This genomic stretch from Nicotiana sylvestris chromosome 9, ASM39365v2, whole genome shotgun sequence harbors:
- the LOC104242852 gene encoding probable transmembrane GTPase FZO-like, chloroplastic isoform X1, whose amino-acid sequence is MVYLQTPYSTVRSPPCPLFSHPMRRQCLHFRRRRNNYSVYSSPGDNVKLVINNLNRPEQTPRTLFPGGYKRPEIKVPSLVLKLSCEDVLEDETVINEIDRAVSGRVDIVVLSGGGASGGKLYEAACLLKSVIKGRAYLLIDGRVDIAAAISASGVLLSDQDLPAIVARNTMMDSKSEELVVLPLVARIVQTPTAAVDASNSEGADFLIYDVGGNSQHEELVSSVFEHVKIPVFVMVGSLGDRKLFSEALNLLESGVSGVVISMEDLKSVSDDDFGKLFYSAYALKNKTEEKVQSNSQLNVLDLGNGFPGRKAMAGFTSLHDREQQLLEKEKLVLREAIHVIEKAAPMMEEVSLLSDAVSQLDEPFLLVIVGEFNSGKSTFINALLGKKYLKDGVVPTTNEITFLRYAESDVDESQRCEKHPDGQYVCYLPASVLNDMIIVDTPGTNVILQRQQKLTEEFVPRADLLLFVMSADRPLTESEVNFLRYTQQWSKKVVFVLNKSDIYQNKGELEEAIGFIKENTQKLLNTDCVTLYPVSARLALEAKLSTFDDAHSQSNRSSNDNFHWKTKGFYELEKYLYSFLDASTSTGIERMKLKLGTPIAIAEQLVSACQGLVRQECQQAKQDLLFVEDLVNSVKECTKKLEIDSILWKRQVLSMINSTQARVVRLVESTLQLSNVDLVTSYVFRGEKSTQMPATTSVQNDILGPAVLEGQNLIGEYTKWLQSKRDQEGQFYKQSFEKKWTSFVNPSDQVELDAIGVLERKSEVSRRVIEDFSAAAASKLFEREIREVFLGTFGGLGAAGLSASLLTSVLPTTLEDLLALGLCSAGGLLAVSNFSSRRQQVVDKVKRTADGLARELEDAMQKDLLETTRTVEDFVKVIGKPYQDRAQHRLDKVLATAEELTKIEKKLKALRIDIQNLHVS